cggactcaggtacaacacactaccggtgaaacagaacaggagaccgcggcagcattggccatttctaaaggaaaggatcaacgagaactgcgcatgcgtaaaggaacgagcatgcgcaaacgagtgcaaccagaactacaaaacccagcaaagactgaaaccgacagtgaaagtgagtctgagagagagacggactctctggaaaaatcagacgaagatggagatgaaagttcctctgaaaatacaaaaaagactttgaggcaaataatgcataaattagaaaaattaaatgcattgaaagtaattaaagaaaaaataacaaaaatggaggctatgtttgataaaatgacaaagaaacaggaaaaaatggaaaagaaaattacagatttggaagtcaaagtggaagaaatggatggaagaatgaagaagatggaagatgataatgatgcctggacatcagaaagaaaacaactcgtgggaaaaattgataagctcgaaaattttagtagacgcaacaatattaaaattgttggacttaaagaaggtaccgaaggagaagacccaataaatttttttcaaaaatggattcctgaaaaattggaaatgggagaagaaacttcaattgagattgaaagggtgcacagagccttaagaccaagatctcaagatgatcaaaatccgcgatcaattttgataagatgtttaagataccaggataaagaaaagattttgaaggcggctgcccaaggtgctaaaagaagaaaaggtccattgatgatagcagagaaaccagttcttttttatccagatataagttataaccttttgaagagaaagaaagaattcaatccagctaaaaatgttttatggaaaaaaggttataagtttttaatgtgtcacccagcaacactgataatttttttggaggagggaaaaagattttttcctgattatcgagaagcggaggtgttcgcacaaaaactcccatCTCTTTGCTAATTAAAGGTAGAGACttttaaatgtaatggttaaagatgaagacagagatagcgaatggaactgatggacatttaaggacgatataagggagaaaagtaaaattttagaaataataactgagaatagtatgtttttttatatatatactttttatgttgcgggggggggctggggagctttgaattggttactacgggattcacgtgtgtaatcatggcgattgccatgacccgtacaatagaggggggtaatgttgtgttttttttctttcacaacattagtaggggggtattttgtttttttctttattttctatttttcttctattcttttgcctgcatgattggtggggacacacatagcaacatggaaacttctaaaaagatttcccaggatacaatgaaagttgaaagattaggtattattatagattggagtaacataattaaaaataatgactaatctattgaatttttaaagttttaatgttaatgggcttaatggaccaataaaaagaaaaagaattttaacatatattaaaaaaatgaaaatagatgtagctttcttacaagaaactcatttaacggatatagaacatcagaaattaaaaagagactgggttggaaatgttattgcagcttcatttaactcaaaggcgagaggagttgcaattttggttaataaaaatttaccaattaaaatacaaaatgtattaactgattcggcaggaagatatttaattatacattgtcaaattttttcagaactatggactcttatgaatatttatgcaccaaatgaaaatgatgtaaaatttatacaggaggtctttttgaatttggctaacgcacatgataaaatattaataggtggagattttaatttttgtttagatccagttttagatagatcaacaaaggctattacaaaatcaaaagtagcaaaattaactctatcattgatgaaagatttaaatttgattgatatatggagaagaatcaatccaaaagaaagggattattcattctattcaaatagacataaaacatactcaaggatagattttttcctattatcaacaaatactcaagatagagtgaaaaatgtggaatataaagcaagaatattgtctgatcactctcctttaataatgacaatgataatgatagataaagaggaatcaatttatagatggagatttaattcaattctactaaaatgtcaagatttttgtgattttatgaaaaagcagattcagttctttttagatacgtTCTGACACGTGACTCGTGATATCACCACAGGAGGGGCTTGTTCtcttcttcctttgtttaaggtGAGACCATTAGGAAAGTATGCTCTGTGTGCACTTTTAGGTATGTTTGTTGAATGTATGTATGATTGTTGAGTATTCAGCCTTGTAGTGTCTGTAACTTGGGAAACATAAATGGttgaatttttactgtttgtaaataaattatttatatacCTATTTGAAGTCAGTGCACTTCCTGTCTCACTTATCAGACCCACAAACCTGATTTTAACATTAcagtatccttggacattaagctcccaactataatctttcagccataattccatgatgcctacaacatcatacctgccaatcagcACCTGTGTGACGTTGATATGTGTTTCTGGTGTCTCACAAAATGAAGCGGCGATATACTGCCATTTTAAAAGTGCTGATGTTGCAAACCTTTTCAGAGCATTGAGGAATACCATAAAGACTTGGAGAAAATATTTTATTTGCAAGGTCTATCTATCTTACTGATTGCTTCCTATGGTAATACCATCATCACTGCTGCTTGAGAGACAGAGGAACTTGAGATAATAGAATGATCATGTAGGTTTTACTGATATATTGTCTGATTAAAAACAAACTACTAGTGGTACTGTGGAGGGAGAATTCATGTTGTGTATAAGAGATGCTTTTCTAGATCAGTAGGTTGAAGAACTTATGAAGGACATTCTATATTTAATCCAATATTGTGTGATAAGAAAGGGTTAAATGTTGAGTACTTGTGATCAAATGAAATACAGATTGATAGTGATTTAGTTTGATCTGAAATGAGAGCCTTAAAACAGCATAAACTTTGAAGGTGTAACATTTGAAATAGCTATGTTACATCAGGAAACTATATTAAAAGATATGACTGTAGGAAAGATGACAGAAAAGAAATGGCTCATATTTAGAGAATATATAATTTACACTAAATATATGGAGACACAAGAAAGACTAGGTATCTAGCTACTTCTCTCCAGtgcaatctggagcaacatacaacATGTCTGGTTTTATATGGTGCTACTTACTGGTTTGAGTGACACCTTACTGGTAGCTGATGAAACAAAAACGACAACTAaatctatatactactaaaactctcatgctctgtttATCTGTTTGTGATCTCCAAccagtgcaaatggtgcattacagcagcaatatttttggctaaatcgacttaaaatgcattaacttacagaatgcaggcaaagttccCCCGCTTCACCCGAGAGCTGATGTCAGCCATCATGGAAACAGTGATGCAGCACCAAGACGCATGCGCACAGCCAGCCTCAGAAGTGACTCACGATGCTCACAGCAGCGACACCAACcggagcaaaagggcagggcagctctatttcgAGCGGTCACATTCTGCTAATCACCATCAGTAGgtgcaggattgggacagatctatctgccacccatcaataagagataattaaatcttattgtaatgaAATACTTTGAAACACCCAtcaaaccctttgctgcagtTAAAGGACAGTAGTGACTATATCACATCCATTTAGGAGAGGGCCAACCACATCATCAACAATACTCAGCATCCTGGAAGCTTTGATGTTACTGCTTCGTATCTCCTATCCAGCATTAGGATAAAAAACATtatggtcagcctaattatgctGCGTGGAAAGAGAAGGGGACATTATTTCTGggacattggaaccagttctgggggaggtgggaccggtataaacaggacggtctgcacctgggctggactggaaccagtgTCCTAGGGGGactgtttgctactgctgttcaggaggctttaaactaatgtggcagggggatgggaacaagtgcagagagacagaggggtgtaaaatgagggtagaagcaaaaagtagtaaggtgaaaagtgcaagtggcaggcaggcaaatccagggcaaaaagcaaaaaagagccacttttcaacataattgtataagggctaagagtgttgtaaaaacaagcctgaaggctttgtgtgtcagtgcgaggagcattcgtaacaaggtggatgaattgaatgtgcaggtagttattaatgaatatgatatagttgggatcacagagacatggcttcagggtgaccaaggacggggagctcaacatccagggatattcaatattcaggagggatagacaggaaagaaaaggaggtggggtagcattgttggttagagaggagattaacacaatagaaaggaaggacgttAGCCttgaggatgtggaatcgatatgagcagagctgcataacactaaggggcagaaaacactggtgggagttgtgtacaggccacctaacagtagtagtgaggttggggatggcattaaacaggaaattagaaatgcgtgcaataaatgaacagtagttataatgggtgacttcaatctacatatagattgggtgaaccaaattggtaagggggctgaggaagaggatttcttggaatgtatgcgagatggttttctgaaccaacatgtcgaggaaccaactggaGAGCAGggcattctagattgggtattgagcaatgaggaagggttagttagcaatcttgttgtgcgaggccccttgggtaagagtgaccataatatggtggaattcttcattaagatggagagtgacatagttaattcagaaacaaaggttctgaatttaaagaagggtaactctgaaggtatgagatgtgaattagctaagatagactggcaaatgatacttaaagggttgacggtggatatgcaatggcaagcatttaaagattgcatggatgaactacaacaattgttcatccctgTTTGGccaaagaataaaccagggaaggtagtgcacccgtggctgacaagggaaattagggatagtatcaagcccaaagaagaaacatataaattagcgaaaaaagcggcacacctgaggactgggaaaaATTCAGAGACCatcagaggaggacaaagggcttaattaggaaagggaaaaaagattttgagagaaagctggcagggaacataaaaactgactgtaaaagcttttatcgatacgtgaaaagaaaaagattggtcaggacaaatgtaggtcctttacagtcagaaacaggtgaattgatcatagggaacaaagacatggcagaccaattgaataactactttggttctgtcttcactaaggaggacataaataaccttctggaaatagtaagggaccgagggtctagtgagatggaggaactgagggaaatacatgttagtagggaagtggtgttaggtaaattgaagggattaaaggcagataaatctccagggccagatggtctgcatcccagagtgctgaaggaagtagcccaagaaatagtggatgcattagtggtaatttttcaaaactccttagattctggattagttcctgaggattggagggtggctaatgtaaccccactttttaaacaaagagggagagagaaaccgaggaattatagaccggttagtctggcattggtggtggggaaaatgctagagtcggttatcaaagatgtgataacagcacatttggaaagaggtaaaatcatcggacaaagtcagcatggatttgtgaaaggaaaatcatgtctgacgaatctcatagaattttttgaagatgtaactagtagagtggataggggagagccagggGATGTGGCATATTTAGatcttcaaaaggcttttgacaaagtcccacacaggagattagtgagcaaacttaaagcacatggtattgggggtatggtattgatgtggatagagaattggttggcagacaggaagcaaagagtgggagtaaatgggaccttttcagaatggcaggcagtgactagtggggtaccgcaaggctcagtgctgggatcccagttgtttacaatatatattaatgatttagaggagggaattaaatgcagcatctccaagtttgcggatgacacgaagctggacagcggtgttagctgtgaggaggatgctaagaggatgcagggtgacttggaataggttaggtgagtgggcaaattcatggcagatgcaatttaatgtggataaatgtgaggttatccactttggttgcaagaacaggaaaacagattattatctgaacggtggccaattaggaaaaggggagatgcaacgagacctgggtgtcattgtacaccagtcattgaaggtgggcatgcaggtacagcaggcggtgaaaaaggcaaatggtatgttggcattcatagcaaaaggatttgagtacaggagcagggaggttctactgcagttgtacaaggccttggtgagactgcacctaggatagtgtgtgcagttttggtcccctaatctgaggaaagacattcttgctgtagagggagtacagagaaggttcaccagattgattcctgggatggcaggactttcatatgaagaaagactggatcgactaggcttatactcactggaatttagaagactgaggggggatcttattgaaacgtatgaaattctaaagggattggataggctagatacaggaagattgtttctgatgttggggaagtccagaacgaggggtcacagtttgatgaaggggaagccttttaggaccaagatgaggaaaaacttcttcacatagagagtggtgaatctgtggaattctctgccacaggaaacagttgaggctggttcattggctatatttaagaggaagttagatatggcccttgtggctaaggggatcgggggtatggagagaaagcaggtacagggttctgagttggacgatcagccatgatcatactgaatggcggtgcaggctcgaagggctgaatggcctactcctgcacctattttctatgtttctatattatgGTCAAGAGATGATGCCAAATATCATTGGGAAGCaccaaggagagggagagaacaagaatcagGGCTGGGCTGCACgactccaggatcaaagagtcaggacaaaaaagatgagagaagaagagacagaAGAGGAGAGGCGTGCacatctccagaatgacaacaactggcacaggaggaggagagaggaagagacagaggAGCTGAGAAATGCATGTCTCCAGGATCAAAAACaaagaacaaacagcagaagagatgagGGGACGGGGATGAGAGGGCTGCATGACTCCAGAATGACAACAAGAGGCACAAGAATGGCAAATCAGCCAGAAATGATGCTATCAAAAGTATCCTTCATTAAACGAGGAGGAGTTATATTTGCCTTGCTACTCGTCCATCTTCATTAATAAACTGAGGTTgtcttcttcaatttccaaagcagtgataccaatagcattcaggaaaatttaaatttcattctggtcacatcagatTGCACTAtccttctctcaaagggtgccccaacggGTCACCCCGTTGTCTAGTACTTTGTTATTCAGttttctggtaaatgatcacTGAAAGCAGTGGCCGGTGGCTTCCCTGTTGGAATTGAGTGGAATCTCCTGTATAATATGGCAGTTTTGCACTGTGGCTGAAGTCTTGCTGGTGCAAGGCAATTGCAGCATGTCTGGGCTGGAGTCACTGGAGTGGACTTTGAGGCAATTCGATGCATCAGAGCTGAGGCTTGGAATTATCCAAGTTTGAACAGTTTAAAAGCAAGCCAaattggaaatccaagtaatcCGATGAGGCAGAACCGAGCCAAAATGAGGAAAGGTCCAAGGTTTGATCGATTTAAGAGCCAATCCAAGTTAGAAAGGTTGTGTACTGGCCCTAGAGGCAATGGAGCCCAAGGGtgaggtttggatgatttaagcactgggccaaaTTGAAATGGTTGGGGTTGGGGGCAAGAAACAGGCTAGTTTGGCTTGCTGCTCTGCAGGGTTTGCTTGACTCTTTGCTGGAGCAAGGCCTTCTGAATCTGCTTCTGTAGACAAAAGAATTGGCTGCAGTGTTGCCTGGCATTGTGTACTTGTTCTGAATGCTGTCATTGCTTGCTTTAttgtttgcaagatttgtttTTTCCCCTCTATCTGCATaatgggtgtttgacagtcctttgtttttaatgggttctactgGGGCTCTTTacttcatggctgcctgtaaggagacaaatctcaagattgtttaacgtatacatagtttgataataaatgtgctttgaactcaGCAGTAAGTATAAATTCACTTAAGGTACAAATATCCAACAACAAAGTGACTCAATCTTGGCCGGAAAAGGAAGTTTAAAATATCTTTATAAAAGCTTTATAATATTGATAAAAATAAAATAGCCTGAAATTTGGGAAAACTTCAGAATTTAATAAAggagaaagaagaagaaatttgagtcatagagcaataccgCATGCTGGCAGACATTTTTGATCTGACGGGTCCTTGCCAGCCAAAGTGTCCATCCAGCTCGTCCCAGTTTTCTACTTTCAGCTCATATCCCTCTGAGCTCCCAAGTACTTCTCAAATTATACTATTGTACCTGGCTCAGGCACTTTTTCATGTGAGAAGGAAAGTAAAATGATTCAGATTCAGACTTGTTTATTGCATCTACATAcacttcattgtatgttttgatgtatcaTTTGCAATAACAACCAACATCCACTCAAGGATGTTGTGGGGGctacccacaagtgtcaccacacattctggtgccaacatagcatgcccaggaTGCTTGGTAGAACAACAatacaacaaaacagaacatacaAAATAACAACAGTGAAACAAGCTCCGTTCTTGCctgcctcccacccacccacccaaacACATATGTACAAAGTCCTCTAACCCAGGACAAGCTACTTCGGCCTGTAGCAAACTCCTGCATTTGCAGACACTGGGACCTGACTTCCTCAGCAGATTCACAGAGATTGCAGACTTGGGGATACAGCAATTGGGCCTTGACTTCTGGATTTTTGATCAATTTTCATTCTTTGATCTGGATTTTCAAACGACCTTCTGGTTTCAATCTTCAGTATCAACCCAGGATTGACAGGTGATGATGAATGAAGACCCTGGATGAGGGCCTGACCTCCAGGCCTCGAGCTCTGACCTCACTGATTGTGAGGCCCAAAAAACTAAAACTCAGGTTTTGCTGATTATAGGACCCTGTACATCCTCACTGGTTTGTTGGCCTGTATAACCTCACCACAGACCTTTTGAATACTCATTAGAAGCTTAGACTCCAGCCTGTCCTCTATTTGAAGATTTAAGATCAAAATTCAAGTTTATTCTTCATGTGCATATTGAAGCATACAGAGAAGTGggctatttgcattaacaactaacACACCCAAGGTGGTCCCCGCAAGtgctgccacacattccagtgccaaagtaGCATGACCACAACATTTGTCAGaacaacagagaacacaacaagcaacaaaacaagaaTAGTAAAGCTTGCTCCCACCCTTGCACAGACCTTCAACCCCAAGGCTGATGGTCTTCTTCAGCCTCCAGAGGACTTGTACATGAAGATGTTGGGCCTTCAACTAA
The sequence above is a segment of the Hypanus sabinus isolate sHypSab1 chromosome 4, sHypSab1.hap1, whole genome shotgun sequence genome. Coding sequences within it:
- the LOC132392705 gene encoding uncharacterized protein LOC132392705, giving the protein MVSEFFPVLRCAAFFANLYVSSLGLILSLISLVSHGCTTFPGLFFGQTGMNNCCSSSMQSLNACHCISTVNPLSIICQSILANSHLIPSELPFFKFRTFVSELTMSLSILMKNSTILWSLLPKGPRTTRLLTNPSSLLNTQSRMPCSPVGSSTCWFRKPSRIHSKKSSSSAPLPIWFTQSICRLKSPIITTVHLLHAFLISCLMPSPTSLLLLGGLYTTPTSVFCPLVLCSSAHIDSTSSRLTSFLSIVLISSLTNNATPPPFLSCLSLLNIEYPWMLSSPSLVTLKPCLCDPNYIIFINNYLHIQFIHLVTNAPRTDTQSLQACFYNTLSPYTIMLKSGSFLLFALDLPACHLHFSPYYFLLLPSFYTPLSLCTCSHPPATLV